From one Streptomyces mobaraensis genomic stretch:
- the trpS gene encoding tryptophan--tRNA ligase: protein MTPATSATPAPPTTRIFSGVKPTGHLTLGNYLGAVRQWVESDQHRADALFCVVDLHALTVEHDPARVRRLSRQAATLLLAAGLDPALCTVFVQSHVDEHTRLSYLLECTAADGEMRRMIQYKEKSARERAAGGSVRLSLLTYPVLMAADILAYRADEVPVGDDQAQHVELTRDLAVRFNQRYGQTFTVPRAVLPPVAARVMDLQDPTSKMGKSHAETSGIVYLLDEPGVVRKKVMRAVTDSATDVVYDRAERPGVANLLELLAACTGTAPGALAAGYGSYGALKRDTADAVVELLRPVRERHAELCADPAYVDGVLRDGARRARELARPTVDAAYRAIGLLPAA from the coding sequence ATGACCCCCGCGACCTCCGCGACCCCCGCACCCCCCACGACCCGCATCTTCAGCGGTGTGAAGCCCACCGGCCACCTGACCCTCGGTAACTACCTGGGCGCCGTCCGGCAGTGGGTCGAGTCGGACCAGCACCGCGCCGACGCCCTCTTCTGCGTGGTCGACCTGCACGCGCTGACCGTGGAGCACGACCCGGCCCGTGTCCGGCGGCTGAGCCGGCAGGCCGCGACCCTGCTCCTGGCGGCCGGCCTGGACCCCGCCCTCTGCACGGTGTTCGTGCAGAGCCACGTCGACGAGCACACCCGGCTGTCCTATCTCCTGGAATGCACCGCCGCGGACGGCGAGATGCGCCGGATGATCCAGTACAAGGAGAAGTCGGCACGAGAACGGGCGGCCGGCGGGAGCGTCCGCCTCTCCCTCCTCACCTATCCCGTGCTGATGGCCGCCGACATCCTCGCGTACCGCGCCGACGAGGTCCCCGTCGGCGACGACCAGGCGCAGCACGTCGAGCTGACCCGCGATCTCGCCGTGCGCTTCAACCAGCGGTACGGGCAGACGTTCACCGTCCCCCGCGCCGTCCTCCCGCCGGTCGCGGCCCGGGTCATGGACCTCCAGGACCCCACGTCGAAGATGGGGAAGTCGCACGCGGAGACCTCCGGCATCGTCTATCTCCTCGACGAGCCGGGCGTGGTGCGCAAGAAGGTGATGCGCGCGGTCACGGACAGCGCGACGGACGTCGTCTACGACCGCGCCGAACGCCCCGGCGTCGCCAACCTCCTGGAACTGCTCGCCGCCTGTACCGGCACCGCGCCGGGCGCGCTGGCCGCGGGCTACGGCTCGTACGGCGCGCTGAAGCGGGACACCGCGGACGCGGTGGTGGAACTGTTGCGCCCGGTACGTGAGAGGCACGCCGAACTCTGCGCCGACCCGGCGTACGTCGACGGCGTCCTCCGCGACGGGGCCCGCCGGGCGCGGGAGCTGGCACGGCCGACGGTCGACGCCGCGTACCGGGCCATCGGCCTGCTCCCGGCCGCCTGA
- a CDS encoding DUF5667 domain-containing protein: MIANVSAHRRANAFAQALEEQELQGEAAVRTGAPADETERGRLLSLAALPAPELDPEVRTVQRAQLIAAMEAQFAGGTATVPEPRRAASGSAGAAGSPGRGAHRAGPLGRLKPRSRWSKGLAAGGLTVGVAAGALGGVAAASSNALPGDTLYGLKRGMEDLKLGMADSDSERGDILLDQASTRLQEARRLMERGRSGHLDHESLSEIRKTLTGMRQDVSEGHRLLRAAYHQDGSLGPLRRLSSFTASHREGWSQLRDRLPLQLTDVRDDVSSVFRAIDDEIEPLQSLIHDKDRHESHGRHAATPPRTDHRGTPGHSAPAPHTSASGGDKHASRRPEAPSQSAQEEQEGLLGGTGLLRPAPTAESSGPAGTAPHGKDGKPSKQPDVTLPPLLPDIIPGLGIHGEEQK, encoded by the coding sequence GTGATCGCGAACGTTTCGGCGCACCGGCGGGCGAACGCCTTCGCCCAAGCCCTGGAGGAGCAGGAACTCCAGGGCGAGGCGGCCGTACGGACCGGCGCACCGGCGGACGAGACCGAACGGGGGCGGCTGCTGAGCCTCGCCGCGCTGCCCGCCCCGGAGCTCGATCCCGAGGTGCGGACCGTGCAGCGGGCGCAGCTGATCGCCGCCATGGAAGCCCAGTTCGCCGGTGGCACCGCCACGGTCCCGGAGCCCCGCAGGGCCGCCTCCGGGTCGGCCGGGGCCGCCGGATCCCCGGGCCGGGGGGCCCACCGGGCCGGCCCGCTCGGCCGGCTCAAGCCGCGCTCCCGTTGGTCCAAGGGGCTGGCAGCCGGCGGCCTCACGGTGGGCGTGGCGGCCGGAGCCCTCGGCGGAGTCGCCGCCGCCAGCTCCAACGCCCTTCCGGGAGACACCCTTTACGGGCTCAAGCGCGGCATGGAGGACCTCAAGCTCGGCATGGCCGACAGCGACTCCGAGCGCGGCGACATCCTCCTCGACCAGGCGTCCACCCGCCTCCAGGAGGCCCGCCGGCTGATGGAGCGGGGCCGCTCCGGCCACCTCGACCACGAGTCGCTGAGCGAGATCCGCAAGACCCTCACCGGCATGCGCCAGGACGTCTCGGAGGGCCACCGCCTGCTGCGGGCCGCGTACCACCAGGACGGCTCGCTGGGCCCGCTGCGGCGGCTCTCGTCGTTCACCGCCTCGCACCGCGAGGGCTGGAGCCAGCTCCGCGACCGGCTGCCGCTCCAGCTCACCGACGTCCGGGACGACGTGAGTTCGGTCTTCAGGGCCATAGACGACGAGATCGAGCCGCTGCAGTCGCTGATCCACGACAAGGATCGGCACGAGAGCCACGGCCGGCACGCCGCCACCCCTCCGCGCACCGACCACCGGGGCACCCCGGGCCACAGCGCCCCCGCGCCCCACACGTCGGCGAGCGGCGGCGACAAGCACGCGTCCCGCCGTCCGGAAGCGCCCTCCCAGAGCGCCCAGGAGGAGCAGGAAGGGCTGCTCGGTGGTACGGGCCTGCTCCGCCCGGCCCCGACCGCGGAGAGCTCCGGCCCGGCCGGCACCGCGCCGCACGGCAAGGACGGCAAGCCGTCCAAGCAGCCGGACGTCACGCTCCCGCCGCTGCTCCCGGACATCATCCCGGGGCTCGGCATCCACGGCGAGGAGCAGAAGTAG
- a CDS encoding ECF subfamily RNA polymerase sigma factor, BldN family produces the protein MYPHVGVDASGLATLRAAVVDRLRGFVPTAYAVPAFATPVPAVAVGAAGQRSPCYALAEAGAAVGRRARRGTAATAASGPTTPTRRPSADSDSARMLDLVERAQAGEAEAFGRLYDQYADTVYRYIYYRVGGRATAEDLTSETFLRALRRIGTFTWQGRDFGAWLVTIARNLVADHFKSSRFRLEVTTGEMLDANEVERSPEDSVLESLSNAALLEAVRKLNPQQQECVTLRFLQGLSVAETARVMGKNEGAIKTLQYRAVRTLARLLPDDAR, from the coding sequence GTGTACCCACACGTCGGGGTTGACGCCTCGGGCCTGGCTACGCTGCGCGCAGCGGTCGTCGACCGCCTGCGCGGCTTCGTCCCCACCGCGTACGCCGTCCCCGCCTTCGCCACACCCGTCCCCGCGGTAGCCGTTGGCGCTGCCGGGCAAAGGAGCCCCTGCTACGCCCTCGCCGAGGCCGGCGCCGCCGTCGGCAGACGCGCCCGCCGCGGCACCGCGGCCACCGCGGCCTCCGGGCCCACCACCCCCACGCGCCGTCCCAGCGCCGACAGCGACAGCGCCCGCATGCTGGACCTCGTCGAACGCGCCCAGGCCGGCGAGGCCGAGGCGTTCGGCCGTCTCTACGACCAGTACGCCGACACCGTCTACCGCTACATCTACTACCGCGTCGGCGGCCGGGCCACGGCCGAGGACCTGACCAGCGAGACGTTCCTGCGCGCCCTGCGCCGCATCGGCACCTTCACCTGGCAGGGCCGGGACTTCGGCGCCTGGCTGGTCACCATCGCCCGCAATCTCGTCGCGGACCACTTCAAGTCCTCCCGGTTCCGCCTGGAGGTCACCACCGGCGAGATGCTCGACGCCAACGAGGTCGAGCGCAGCCCCGAGGACTCCGTCCTCGAATCCCTGTCCAACGCCGCCCTGTTGGAGGCGGTGCGCAAGCTCAACCCCCAGCAGCAGGAGTGCGTCACCCTGCGCTTCCTCCAGGGTCTGTCGGTCGCCGAGACCGCCCGGGTCATGGGGAAGAACGAAGGCGCGATCAAGACCCTCCAGTACCGGGCCGTCCGCACCCTCGCCCGGCTCCTCCCCGACGACGCCCGCTGA
- a CDS encoding HAD family hydrolase, translating into MSWLTWLSPRRYATARSVRAGEAAAEAARKTVQEQEAREAAPAAVEETPAPTGKKGARAAEPEFPVAGDTKAAAFFDLDNTVMQGAALFHFGRGLYKRHFFRKRELARFAWQQAWFRLAGNEDPAHIQDARDSALSIVKGHRVSELMSVGEEIYDEYMAERIWPGTRALAQAHLDAGQKVWLVTAAPIETATIIARRLGLTGALGTVAESVGGVYTGKLVGEMLHGPAKAEAVRALVAAEGLELSRCAAYSDSANDIPMLSLVGHPCAVNPDARLRRHAREHGWKLRDYRTGRKAARIGIPAAVGLGALAGGAAAAVALHRRRR; encoded by the coding sequence CTGTCCTGGCTCACGTGGCTCTCGCCGCGCCGCTACGCCACCGCGCGCAGTGTCCGGGCGGGCGAGGCGGCGGCCGAGGCGGCCCGCAAGACGGTCCAGGAGCAGGAGGCCCGGGAGGCCGCACCGGCCGCCGTCGAGGAGACCCCCGCCCCGACCGGCAAGAAGGGCGCGCGGGCCGCGGAACCGGAGTTCCCCGTCGCGGGCGACACCAAGGCCGCGGCCTTCTTCGACCTCGACAACACCGTGATGCAGGGCGCCGCCCTCTTCCACTTCGGCCGGGGCCTGTACAAGCGGCACTTCTTCCGCAAGCGCGAACTCGCCCGGTTCGCCTGGCAGCAGGCGTGGTTCCGGCTGGCCGGCAACGAGGACCCGGCGCACATCCAGGACGCGCGCGACAGCGCCCTGTCCATCGTCAAGGGCCACCGGGTCTCCGAGCTGATGTCCGTCGGCGAGGAGATCTACGACGAGTACATGGCCGAGCGCATCTGGCCCGGCACCCGCGCCCTCGCCCAGGCCCACCTGGACGCGGGACAGAAGGTCTGGCTGGTCACCGCGGCCCCCATCGAGACGGCGACGATCATCGCCCGCCGGCTCGGCCTGACCGGCGCCCTGGGCACCGTCGCCGAGTCCGTCGGCGGCGTCTACACCGGCAAGCTCGTCGGCGAGATGCTGCACGGCCCGGCCAAGGCCGAGGCCGTCCGCGCGCTGGTCGCGGCCGAGGGCCTGGAGCTCTCCCGGTGCGCCGCGTACAGCGACTCCGCCAACGACATCCCGATGCTGTCGCTGGTCGGCCACCCCTGCGCGGTCAACCCCGACGCGCGGCTGCGACGCCACGCCCGGGAGCACGGCTGGAAGCTGCGCGACTACCGCACCGGCCGCAAGGCGGCCCGGATCGGCATCCCGGCCGCCGTCGGCCTGGGCGCCCTGGCGGGCGGCGCCGCCGCGGCCGTCGCCCTGCACCGCCGCCGCCGCTGA
- a CDS encoding acetoin utilization protein AcuC produces the protein MSGRAQLMWDEAVTGYDFGPGHPMDPVRLALTMRLVEAFGLDKAVDVVAARPAGESTLRLVHRQDYIEAVRAASADPRAADPAYGLGTPDDPAFAGMHDASALIAGQSVAAVEAVWRGEAAHAVNFAGGLHHAMPGSAAGFCVYNDAALAVARLLELGAERVAYVDVDVHHGDGVQAAFWEDPRVLTISLHEHPRTLFPGTGWPEETGAPSAEGGAVNVALPAGTGDAGWLRAFHAVVPELLAAFRPQVLVTQHGADTHFEDPLAHLTVSLDAQRLVAESCHALAHEHADGRWVALGGGGYAVVDVVPRSWTHLCAIAAGRSVEPGTAVPEDWRHEVYRRTRQWGPQRMTDGLQPEWRDFATSGYDPADRLDQAILATRRAVFPSHGLLP, from the coding sequence ATGAGCGGTCGTGCACAACTGATGTGGGATGAAGCGGTCACCGGTTACGACTTCGGTCCGGGACACCCCATGGATCCGGTACGCCTCGCCCTCACCATGCGGCTCGTCGAGGCGTTCGGCCTGGACAAGGCGGTGGACGTCGTCGCGGCCAGGCCGGCCGGGGAGTCGACACTGCGGCTGGTGCACCGTCAGGACTACATCGAGGCCGTCCGGGCGGCTTCGGCCGACCCGCGTGCCGCCGACCCCGCCTATGGACTCGGGACCCCCGACGACCCCGCCTTCGCGGGTATGCATGACGCGTCCGCGCTGATCGCCGGCCAGTCCGTCGCCGCCGTCGAGGCCGTGTGGCGTGGCGAGGCCGCGCACGCCGTCAACTTCGCCGGCGGGCTGCACCACGCGATGCCCGGCTCGGCGGCCGGCTTCTGTGTCTACAACGACGCCGCCCTCGCCGTCGCCCGGCTCCTCGAACTGGGTGCCGAGCGTGTGGCCTACGTCGACGTGGACGTCCACCACGGGGACGGCGTCCAGGCCGCGTTCTGGGAGGACCCCCGCGTCCTCACCATCTCGCTGCACGAACACCCCCGCACCCTCTTCCCGGGGACCGGATGGCCCGAGGAGACCGGTGCTCCGTCTGCCGAGGGCGGCGCCGTCAACGTGGCGCTGCCGGCCGGGACGGGGGACGCCGGATGGCTGCGGGCGTTCCACGCCGTCGTCCCCGAGCTGCTGGCCGCCTTCCGCCCGCAGGTGCTGGTGACCCAGCACGGGGCCGACACCCACTTCGAGGACCCCCTCGCGCACCTGACGGTCTCCCTGGACGCCCAGCGGCTCGTCGCCGAGTCCTGTCACGCCCTCGCCCACGAGCACGCCGACGGGCGCTGGGTGGCCCTGGGCGGCGGCGGGTACGCGGTCGTCGACGTCGTGCCGCGGTCCTGGACGCACTTGTGCGCCATCGCCGCCGGCCGGTCCGTGGAGCCCGGCACGGCCGTGCCGGAGGACTGGCGGCACGAGGTCTACCGGCGCACCCGCCAATGGGGCCCGCAGCGGATGACCGACGGACTTCAGCCCGAATGGCGGGACTTCGCGACGTCCGGCTACGACCCCGCGGACCGCCTGGACCAGGCGATCCTGGCGACCCGCCGGGCCGTCTTCCCGTCCCACGGCCTGCTGCCCTGA
- the proC gene encoding pyrroline-5-carboxylate reductase: MTQTVAVLGTGKIGEALLSGMIRAGWDPAQLLCTARRPERAEALRERYGVEAVGNTDAAKAADTLILAVKPQDMATLLDELAPHLPADRLVISAAAGVPTAFFEERLPAGTPVVRVMPNTPVLVDEGMSVISGGTHATEDHLLRTEAIFKPVGKTLRVPETQQDAATALSGSGPAYFYFLVEAMTDAGILLGLPRDKAHDLIVQAAIGAAVMLRDSGEHPVKLREAVTSPAGTTINAIRELEKHGVRHALIAALEAARDRSRELASGTG; the protein is encoded by the coding sequence GTGACCCAGACAGTCGCCGTCCTCGGGACAGGAAAGATCGGTGAAGCGCTGCTCAGTGGCATGATCCGGGCCGGCTGGGACCCCGCGCAGCTGCTCTGCACCGCACGCCGTCCGGAACGGGCCGAGGCCCTGCGCGAGCGCTACGGCGTCGAGGCCGTAGGCAACACCGACGCGGCGAAGGCCGCCGACACGCTCATCCTGGCCGTCAAGCCGCAGGACATGGCGACGCTCCTGGACGAACTCGCCCCGCACCTGCCGGCCGACCGGCTCGTCATCAGCGCGGCGGCCGGCGTCCCCACCGCGTTCTTCGAGGAACGGCTCCCGGCCGGGACGCCCGTGGTGCGCGTCATGCCCAACACGCCGGTCCTGGTGGACGAGGGCATGTCGGTCATCTCCGGGGGCACGCACGCCACCGAGGACCATCTGCTGCGCACCGAGGCGATCTTCAAGCCGGTCGGCAAGACGCTGCGCGTCCCCGAGACGCAGCAGGACGCCGCGACCGCGCTCTCCGGCTCCGGCCCGGCGTACTTCTACTTCCTCGTCGAGGCGATGACGGACGCCGGCATCCTCCTCGGCCTGCCCAGGGACAAAGCCCACGACCTGATCGTCCAGGCTGCCATCGGCGCGGCCGTGATGCTCCGCGACAGCGGGGAACACCCCGTCAAGCTGCGCGAGGCCGTGACCTCGCCGGCCGGCACGACGATCAACGCCATCCGAGAGCTGGAGAAGCACGGCGTCCGGCACGCGCTCATCGCCGCCCTGGAGGCGGCCCGCGACCGCAGCCGCGAGCTGGCCTCCGGAACGGGCTGA
- a CDS encoding 30S ribosomal protein bS22: protein MGSVIKKRRKRMAKKKHRKLLKRTRVQRRNKK, encoded by the coding sequence GTGGGCTCTGTTATCAAGAAGCGGCGCAAGCGGATGGCCAAGAAGAAGCACCGCAAGCTGCTCAAGCGCACTCGCGTTCAGCGCCGCAACAAGAAGTAA
- a CDS encoding NAD-dependent epimerase/dehydratase family protein has product MGRVVLVTGVARRLGGRFVRRILRVPGVERVVGVDAVPPEHGLGGAEFVRADIRQPAIARVLTEYAVDTVVHMDVTGTPLGARGSGRGSRSAVKETNVIGTMQLLGACQKTPSVRRLVVKSTTSVYGSAPRDPAVFTETTPPKSLPGGGFAKDAVEVEGYVRGFARRRPDVAVCVLRFANLLGPHADSPLAEYFSLPVLPTVLGFDPRLQFVHEDDAVEVLRIAASEPARGTLNSGTFNIAGDGVVLLSQAARRLGRPTLPFFLPSVTWAGSALRALGMLDFSPEQIRLLTHGRVVDTTQMRETLGFHPRYTSAGAFADFTRSRGTGLLPPHTLARTVDRIAAAVPAGRGLK; this is encoded by the coding sequence TTGGGCAGGGTGGTGCTCGTCACCGGAGTCGCACGCCGGCTGGGCGGCCGGTTCGTCCGCCGGATCCTGCGGGTGCCCGGCGTCGAACGGGTCGTGGGCGTGGACGCGGTGCCGCCCGAGCACGGCCTGGGCGGGGCCGAGTTCGTCCGGGCCGACATCCGGCAGCCCGCCATCGCCCGGGTGCTGACCGAGTACGCGGTCGACACCGTGGTCCACATGGACGTCACCGGCACCCCGCTCGGCGCGCGCGGCAGCGGCCGGGGGAGCCGGAGCGCGGTCAAGGAGACCAACGTCATCGGCACCATGCAGCTGCTGGGCGCCTGCCAGAAGACCCCCTCCGTGCGGCGGCTGGTCGTGAAGTCCACCACGAGCGTCTACGGCTCGGCGCCCCGCGACCCCGCGGTCTTCACCGAGACGACGCCGCCCAAATCGCTGCCCGGCGGCGGCTTCGCGAAGGACGCCGTGGAGGTCGAGGGCTACGTCCGGGGGTTCGCCCGCCGGCGGCCCGACGTCGCGGTGTGCGTGCTGCGCTTCGCCAACCTGCTCGGCCCTCACGCCGACTCGCCGCTCGCCGAGTACTTCTCGCTGCCCGTACTGCCCACGGTCCTCGGCTTCGACCCCCGGCTGCAGTTCGTGCACGAGGACGACGCCGTCGAGGTGCTGCGGATCGCCGCCTCGGAGCCCGCCAGGGGCACGCTCAACAGCGGGACGTTCAACATCGCGGGCGACGGCGTCGTCCTGCTCTCCCAGGCCGCCAGGCGCCTCGGGCGCCCCACCCTGCCGTTCTTCCTCCCCAGCGTCACCTGGGCCGGCTCCGCGCTGCGCGCCCTGGGCATGCTGGACTTCTCCCCGGAGCAGATCCGGCTCCTCACCCACGGCCGCGTCGTGGACACCACCCAGATGCGGGAGACGCTCGGCTTCCACCCCCGGTACACCTCGGCGGGGGCCTTCGCCGACTTCACCCGGAGCCGTGGCACCGGCCTGCTGCCGCCCCACACCCTCGCCCGTACCGTCGACCGGATCGCCGCCGCGGTGCCTGCCGGCCGCGGCCTGAAGTGA
- a CDS encoding SulP family inorganic anion transporter, which translates to MEHNDLVTSRFLTSRFGTSRLATDSLLRLLRLPRFLRADVHASLVVFLITVPLSAGVAVASGVPVELGLVTGIVGGLLTGLLPGSSIQVSGPAAGLAALVYEAVRTYGLGALGVLVLATGLLQVVLGLLRIGRWFRKVPIAVMQGMLAGTGLVLITGQLYELADADAPGGGLERLGGLVLLVTGTLESPTALTAGAVGIGTMALMALWQRWPRGVRLVPAPLVAVLVATVVTSALRLPVDRLRIGDLMTAVQPPDGPDFVRLGQVGVLGTVLAFTLVASAGSLLGATAVDRLHEGPRTDYDKELIAQGAGNTVCGMLGALPLTTVIVRSTANARAGARTRASRVLQGVWLAVFAALLPWALGAVPVAALAGVLVVLGRQLLPVRELGRLWDGHRGEVAVLLATAGAIVVTDPFEGAVVGLLLAGVKAGWEATRFRADRGRGGQGRADDGRMPVISKK; encoded by the coding sequence ATGGAGCACAACGACCTCGTCACCTCCCGCTTCCTCACCTCCCGCTTCGGCACCTCCCGCCTCGCCACCGACTCCCTCCTCCGGCTCCTCCGCCTTCCTCGGTTCCTCCGAGCCGACGTCCACGCGTCCCTGGTCGTCTTCCTCATAACCGTGCCGCTCTCCGCCGGTGTGGCCGTGGCCTCCGGGGTTCCGGTGGAGCTGGGCCTCGTCACCGGGATCGTCGGGGGGCTGCTGACCGGGCTGCTGCCGGGCAGCAGCATCCAGGTGAGCGGGCCGGCCGCGGGTCTCGCCGCGCTCGTGTACGAGGCCGTGCGCACGTACGGGCTCGGCGCCCTGGGCGTACTGGTCCTCGCCACCGGCCTGTTGCAGGTGGTGCTGGGCCTGCTGCGGATCGGCCGCTGGTTCCGGAAGGTGCCCATCGCCGTGATGCAGGGGATGCTGGCGGGAACCGGACTCGTCCTGATCACAGGCCAGTTGTACGAACTCGCCGACGCGGACGCACCCGGCGGCGGCCTGGAACGGCTCGGCGGGCTCGTCCTCCTGGTCACCGGGACCCTGGAGTCCCCGACGGCGCTGACCGCCGGCGCGGTGGGCATCGGCACGATGGCGCTGATGGCGCTGTGGCAGCGCTGGCCGCGCGGTGTACGCCTGGTCCCGGCGCCCCTGGTCGCGGTGCTCGTGGCGACGGTCGTGACCTCGGCGCTGCGCCTGCCGGTGGACCGGCTGCGGATCGGCGATCTGATGACGGCCGTCCAGCCGCCGGACGGCCCGGACTTCGTACGGCTCGGGCAGGTCGGCGTCCTGGGTACGGTCCTGGCCTTCACGCTCGTCGCCTCGGCCGGCAGCCTGCTCGGCGCGACGGCGGTCGACCGGCTGCACGAGGGTCCGCGCACCGACTACGACAAGGAGCTCATCGCGCAGGGCGCCGGCAACACGGTGTGCGGCATGCTCGGTGCCCTTCCACTGACCACCGTCATCGTGCGCAGTACCGCCAACGCCCGGGCGGGCGCGCGGACTCGGGCCTCCCGAGTGCTGCAGGGAGTGTGGCTGGCCGTGTTCGCCGCTTTGTTGCCCTGGGCTCTGGGAGCGGTGCCGGTCGCGGCGCTCGCCGGTGTGCTGGTGGTCCTGGGCCGGCAGCTGCTTCCCGTACGGGAGTTGGGGCGGTTGTGGGACGGGCACCGGGGCGAGGTCGCGGTTCTCCTCGCCACGGCCGGCGCGATCGTGGTGACCGACCCCTTCGAGGGCGCCGTCGTCGGACTGCTCCTGGCCGGCGTCAAGGCCGGCTGGGAGGCGACTCGGTTCCGGGCCGACCGCGGACGAGGTGGGCAAGGGCGGGCGGACGACGGCCGTATGCCCGTGATCAGCAAGAAATGA
- a CDS encoding lysophospholipid acyltransferase family protein, translated as MADAKVIPFGEEPRSRRRSRRGAPAGRTPRAAAAPLAPVPPPRDEPAAADDATDVTDATNGAPVAPDAAREAADGWERKVAHGLNFLRRRITGDYEVDEFGFDKELTDQVVLSALRPFAEKYFRVEVRGIENIPEKGAALVVANHSGTLPIDGLMLQVAVHDHHPAARHVRMLAADLVFKLPVVNEISRKLGHTLACAEDAQRLLERGEVVGVMPEGFKGIGKPFSERYRLQRFGRGGFVSTALRAGAPIVPCSIVGAEEIYPMIGNSKTLARLFGLPYFPVTPTFPWLGPLGAVPLPTKWTIQFGEPVPTEGYPPEAADDPMLMFNLTDQVRETIQHTLYKLLVQRRSVFF; from the coding sequence ATGGCGGACGCGAAGGTCATCCCGTTCGGCGAGGAGCCGCGCTCCCGGCGGCGGTCGCGGCGCGGCGCCCCGGCCGGCCGTACCCCGCGGGCCGCCGCGGCGCCCCTCGCGCCCGTCCCGCCGCCGCGCGACGAGCCGGCCGCGGCGGACGACGCGACGGACGTGACGGACGCTACGAACGGAGCCCCTGTGGCTCCCGACGCCGCCCGGGAGGCCGCCGACGGCTGGGAGCGGAAGGTCGCCCACGGGCTGAACTTCCTGCGCCGCCGGATCACCGGCGACTACGAGGTGGACGAGTTCGGCTTCGACAAGGAGCTCACCGACCAGGTCGTGCTCTCCGCCCTGCGCCCGTTCGCCGAGAAGTACTTCCGGGTGGAGGTGCGGGGCATCGAGAACATCCCGGAGAAGGGCGCGGCGCTGGTCGTCGCCAACCACTCCGGAACGCTCCCGATCGACGGGCTGATGCTCCAGGTCGCCGTGCACGACCACCACCCGGCGGCGCGGCATGTCCGGATGCTCGCCGCCGACCTGGTCTTCAAGCTGCCCGTCGTCAACGAGATCTCCCGCAAGCTCGGCCACACCCTCGCCTGCGCGGAGGACGCGCAGCGGCTCCTGGAGCGCGGCGAGGTGGTGGGGGTGATGCCGGAGGGCTTCAAGGGGATCGGGAAGCCGTTCTCGGAGCGGTACCGGCTGCAGCGCTTCGGCCGGGGCGGCTTCGTCTCGACGGCGCTGCGGGCCGGGGCGCCGATCGTGCCGTGCTCGATCGTCGGGGCCGAGGAGATCTACCCGATGATCGGCAACTCCAAGACGCTGGCGCGGCTGTTCGGGCTGCCGTACTTCCCGGTGACGCCGACGTTCCCGTGGCTCGGGCCGCTGGGCGCGGTACCGCTGCCGACGAAGTGGACGATCCAGTTCGGGGAGCCGGTGCCCACCGAGGGGTACCCGCCGGAGGCGGCGGACGACCCGATGCTGATGTTCAACCTGACCGACCAGGTGCGGGAGACCATCCAGCACACGCTCTACAAGCTGCTGGTGCAGCGGCGGTCGGTGTTCTTCTGA
- a CDS encoding phosphatase: protein MRAHLLAAGLAGAVATTRERSLDRYRRFVAGDPRVLMGLEPESDWHYEDLLRLMGQRCGVSADPEQTSGHDVIDPDRTLAALGAFAERVATVAAKGAPVLIGTGHPHRLLGFYAGLAAGLSSAGCAVLTPAQGRSIDITTRFGVRTYNLDYVRGVAMVREPGAHATANEPGAHTHSPLPLRAALAAAADAGGPLPALVIGDHGWVCGAGQLGFEAIGLADSDDPAVFVGEADGRVSVAVPLDDTVRSDYYRPLTRYVLNRACLSR from the coding sequence TTGCGCGCGCATCTGCTCGCCGCCGGCCTCGCCGGGGCCGTGGCCACCACCCGCGAGCGGAGTCTTGACCGCTATCGGCGGTTCGTGGCCGGGGACCCTCGGGTGCTGATGGGGCTGGAGCCGGAAAGTGACTGGCACTACGAGGATTTGTTACGGCTGATGGGCCAAAGGTGTGGAGTTTCAGCCGATCCTGAACAGACTTCCGGGCATGATGTGATCGATCCCGATCGAACGCTGGCGGCGCTGGGAGCCTTCGCGGAACGCGTCGCCACGGTCGCCGCGAAGGGCGCTCCGGTGCTGATCGGTACCGGTCACCCCCACCGGCTCCTGGGTTTCTACGCCGGGTTGGCCGCAGGTCTGTCGTCGGCGGGATGTGCTGTCCTCACCCCGGCGCAGGGTCGAAGTATCGACATAACGACCCGGTTTGGCGTACGCACATACAACCTTGACTACGTCCGGGGAGTCGCGATGGTGCGCGAACCCGGCGCGCACGCCACCGCGAACGAGCCGGGCGCACACACGCATTCACCCCTCCCGCTTCGTGCCGCGCTGGCGGCCGCGGCGGATGCCGGCGGTCCTCTCCCGGCCCTGGTCATCGGGGACCACGGGTGGGTCTGCGGGGCAGGTCAACTGGGCTTTGAGGCCATCGGACTGGCGGACTCCGACGACCCGGCGGTCTTCGTCGGAGAGGCCGATGGGAGGGTGTCCGTGGCCGTTCCGCTTGATGACACTGTGCGGTCTGATTACTACCGACCGCTTACTCGCTATGTACTCAATCGAGCGTGTCTGTCACGGTAG
- a CDS encoding helix-turn-helix domain-containing protein — MAAGERPLNEVVFLTVAEVAAVMRVSKMTVYRLVHSGHLPAIRVGRSFRVPEQAVHEYLRESFVGVETA, encoded by the coding sequence ATGGCTGCTGGCGAAAGGCCTCTCAACGAGGTCGTGTTCCTGACCGTGGCGGAAGTCGCCGCGGTGATGCGCGTGTCCAAGATGACCGTGTACCGCTTGGTGCACAGTGGTCATCTGCCGGCGATCCGGGTGGGAAGGTCCTTCCGGGTCCCAGAGCAGGCGGTGCACGAGTACCTCCGTGAGTCATTTGTGGGGGTGGAAACCGCCTGA